Proteins from a genomic interval of Anas platyrhynchos isolate ZD024472 breed Pekin duck chromosome 4, IASCAAS_PekinDuck_T2T, whole genome shotgun sequence:
- the SRD5A3 gene encoding polyprenal reductase — MPAGPGAAWALLAAAFLAALLLHRAQARRPGGGGGGGIASGLFQDLIRYGKTKNGGGQRPAWLRRCQVPKRWFTHFYIVSVLWNGFLLIELFQAKFLGAALPPWMQQLHSAFGRDLQSQNTDSEHFSALLVLLLLWLHSFRRLAECLCTSVFSDGVIHVVQYCFGLGYYIVLGTTVLWQVPINVRHGKGSSMQICWYHVVGIVVYIWASLHQHRCLVILSNLRKSKSGKVVSLSHSIPFGDWFERVSCPHYFAELLIYVSMAITLGLDNVTWWLVVTYVLFNQALAAVLCHEFYQTKFTSYPKHRKAFIPFVF; from the exons GCCGCTGCCTTCCtggcggcgctgctgctgcaccGGGCCCAGGCGAGGCGGcctggaggcggtggtggtggtggcatcGCCTCGGGCCTCTTCCAGGACCTCATCCGCTACGGGAAGACCAAGAACGGCGGCGGGCAGCGCCCCGCATGGCTGCGCCGCTGCCAGGTGCCCAAGAG GTGGTTTACTCACTTCTATATAGTTTCTGTACTCTGGAATGGCTTTCTGCTGATTGAGCTTTTCCAAGCTAAATTCCTTGGAGCAGCACTCCCACCATGGATGCAGCAATTGCACAGTGCTTTTGGCAGAGATTTGCAGAGCCAGAACACAG ATAGCGAACACTTCTCTGCACTTTTGGTTCTCCTGCTCCTTTGGCTGCATAGCTTTCGAAGACTTGCAGAGTGCCTCTGTACCAGTGTGTTTTCCGATGGCGTCATTCATGTTGTGCAGTATTGCTTTGGGCTTGGTTACTACATTGTTCTTGGCACAACTGTGCTATGGCAAGTGCCTATTAATGTCAGGCATG GAAAAGGAAGTTCCATGCAGATCTGCTGGTATCATGTTGTAGGAATTGTGGTGTACATTTGGGCCTCTCTTCACCAGCACAGATGTCTTGTGATTCTATCTAATCTTAGAAAAAGTAAATCAG GAAAGGTCGTAAGTCTGAGCCACAGTATACCTTTTGGAGACTGGTTTGAAAGAGTTTCTTGCCCTCATTATTTTGCAGAACTCCTCATATATGTGTCTATGGCCATCACACTTGGACTTGACAATGTGACCTGGTGGCTTGTAGTGACGTACGTTCTTTTCAACCAGGCGCTGGCTGCTGTTTTGTGTCACGAGTTCTACCAGACAAAATTCACCTCCTACCCAAAGCATCGGAAAGCATTTAtaccatttgttttttaa